aaggaatacCCGTGAAAACATGAgattgatgtgatgtgctCCGTAAATGTAAGTACGAGTGAGTAACAAGGATCAGATCAAATGGATGGCAGATTCAAGTGCCAAGCTCAGTGTTTGCCTCTTTGGCACACCCCGCATCTGGACAATTGCGATCTGCGACTGGCACTATTGATTCCTTGGTAGGGCATGAATGCGACTCtatgagtacatgtatacgGAAGACGCGGGCCGTGGAGCGATGAATTCCATGTTGGTTCCATCGAATACCTCCCGTCACCTTACGTGTGTGCCCGTAGGGGGATACTTGCGCTTGCACCAGATGCCGTTGGGCACAGCGTGTACCATCCATGATCTGATTTTCGAGTTTCCCCGTAAAGCTACTACTACTAGCTGGAATCACCAAGTCGTCCCGGTATAGGAGAGCCGAGGGTGCAGGTGCTTGAAATGAGTGACATTCATCACTCCTCCTGCATCTACGAGCAAGAAACAAAGGCCCCATTCCCAGTGACCAAAAGCCCCCAATTGCAGGCCCTCGATAGGCTGACAAAGAGCGCTGGAGATGAGGTAGGGGGTGATACAGAGCGATTAGTGCCGTTTCAGGGATAAAAGTCCCGCAAGGCCGCCTGTAGCTTGTTTGATGGAGACGCCGGCGCTGGTTGGTGGAGAGTCGAAAGAGAgcctgcagcagccaagcgCCAGAGTGAGCTGCTGCAAGGCACAGCGCTGTGAGAGGCGGGAAACATTTCatgggagaaaaaggatgAGCTGCAGGGGAGGGGCGTGTTGGTAGTGGTGCTGCTCGTATGAGTGTTTAGGCCTGTCTGCATGCCTAGAGTCAGGTAATAAGCAACATTGAAGGCAGAGGTAAAGGATTTGGtcaagttgaagaggaaaatgtAGCGGTGAATGTGAAAGTCGTTCAATCGCCATTGGATTGCATATACCGAGactactgtactcgtacataaAGTTCAAGCAGCATGGAAGGCAATAAACTCTGGGCTGCCAAGCTTTCCAACCCAAGCTCGGGATACACGGAGTCGGCGAATAATCGCGCCGATTCAGGGctgaaaaaagagagaaatcaCATTAcggaaaagaaacagaaCAATGTTCGGCAGTTAGTCCAGATGGCGGGTCGGAAATCAAGggggcagcagcgccaagcAGTACGTGAATAATGATACAGGTAATATTGATCGATACCATTGATCATATGCGTGCCTCCCTGCCCAGAGCAACCTCAGGACAACAGACGGTTGAAGCTTTTAGAAAGCGCGCATCAAGTCAAGAGTAGCGCGCCAACAAGGCGTTTCGAAGGCATTCTTCGGCCAACGACCAAAGAAGCAACTGCGTGTAGCGATCCGGGTCTAGTTTAGGCGCATCTAATCTCGATACATGGACGGAATACGAAGTTGCACTTGCACAGAGgcatgatggcgttggctTAGAGGGGGGCTCATGAGACCCCCCGGGCAGAGACATTGATGACCTgaacctttttttgctctctctgtcttctcGCCAATACGGCTGCGCCATCCGATCTCAGACATATCATTGATGTGCGTAATCGGCGAGGAACCCACGCCCTAGGATACTACACCATCGAGGATTATGTGCATTAAAAAAAGCAGAAATAATGCTGCAGCTGTGGAAAAAGCAACAAGACGCAAGATATGATGTCAAGAGAAGGATTGGATTAGGCGGTCCCTCATCCCGGCTGCTGGGGCTTGGCCAAGGCGGTAATTGCTGGTGGCTTTAATTTTGAGCCTTGTCATTGCAAGATGAGCGCGGGGCCGGAGACAGCGGTCTAGAATGCTTCTTTTCAGCCCTTGCGGGAGGCTTTTTTGATGGGCGgctggaaaaagaaaagaaagacgtAGCTGAGAATAGGACGCATCAGGGTCAGGTTCACGATAGTGATCCTTGGAGTCGtcgtctgctgctggtagCAGGCAGCCAAGTACTACTGCTCAACTACCATTACCTGTCGATTTTGCCACTGGGAGGTTTAAGCGTTACACCAGCAATCTGCAGAAAAGCCTGGCATCAAATCGCTCTCGTTCTTGTACATGCTTGCTGTACAGACTTTGACGCTGATGCAGTACAAAGGCTTGTTGTGTTCAATTTGATGCCCTTTACTACAGCCACGCCATGGCCGTCACCCCCGCGCTGCCCAACTAGGCTAAGCTGGCAATAAAGTGCAGTGCTAAGCAACTTGGCTTGTTTCGTAGCGTcaggaacaggaacaagCCCCATGATTCCAGGAACCCGCGCACATGGGGtattttttgtttgtcttgGATAATTTTCGTATAGCCAACCGGGTGATCAATGCGTATATGCTCGTACATGGATATCGGGAGACCCTCGTTGTTTAGGTGCAGAGAGAGGGAATCCGATACATTGCGGTGCAGGTGCAGTATCAGCATTAATGAGATTGGGTATCAATGCTGCGATAAGGAATATTGAATCAATAGGTCAAGTACTGCATTAGAGGTGCTGTAGCAAAGCGCTCTTGGGCGTCCAGCTCAGCATCTGCAGCTCCATTTACAGGGCGCCTCAGCTGCCTCTCTCCACTAACGCTACGGGTACCTGACCTCGTAATGTAGGCACCCCCCTGGTCGCGGCGGGGGCGTGCACATCTCGAAACACTACAAACTCGAGCAATCccagcttcatctcccctAGCCTagcctcctccaccttctttttgccatcTCTACTCTACTCTCTACACACTACACGCTGCCCCCGTTTGCCCACTCCTTGTCAATTCGGCGGGTTCCCACCACTGTACTGACCTTCGTTCCTTTTTAACGTCGCccttctgccgctgccgctttCTCGcctctccttgtcctccaCTCCTAGAGAGCGAAATCTTGGCCatttcccttccctccccTCTTTTTAAACAAACTCTCCTTACCGTGTCCTCGACGGCACATTCCACTCCTTTTTCTGAGACCCGATTGATTCACTTCGTTATTTATCGGCCTGGTATCCGGTTCTTCTTTCAAAGTTTCGCTATCCACAAAGTCGAGTGCATCCAGCCGCCGACTGAACACGCTCTTTTCCTTCGTCGAACCCCCCAAAAGCTTCACGAACAAGACGACTTCAGTCCCTGCCCGTTGTCCAACCACACGGATCCTCCGACTCTCCTTCAACCTTGAAAGCAGTGCTGCACCAGACTGGTTCTGACGCAAGCCAATATAAACCCTCTTCGACCACCATCCAGATCTCTCATTTGGATCGCCATACCATCAAGTCCATCAAAGGTAAGGCAGTGATCGACAACTTTATTCTCACTCCTTgttcatatatatatccatCACAAATCATGATTGGCTTTGTCAAGTCACCAGTTCTCAAGTTGCATCTCTCGTCATACATGTGACAACTCTCATGGCCACCTCCATCGCTCTCCCTCGTCTCCAGAGCAACTGGGCAAGTGTCCATTTGCACGTTGTCCCAGCACTGCCATGCTTGGCCCATTCCTCAGATTTGTTTTAAGCTCTGGTGTCAAGTTGCGGGGTATTGTTCCGTTTCCAGCGGCAGTTTCATGGATCTGCTACATTCCTCATCCTCCCAAGACCACGTTCCAGAGGAGTTTAGCAGCCCTCTGGCATTATACTGCCGCATGGATGACGCACAAGGTCTCTCGTTTACCAGCCTCGTTGTGAATCGCTGTTGTTTCGGATCCCTATATATCCAGTTTGATGCTTTCAAAACCCACGAGATATCCAATAGCCATAATCCCCATTTGAAACACATGTCAGTATAGAATCCAGAAAAAGCTAACTCCATTTCCTTAGCAAGTTCAACTTGACATCTACAACTCCAAGCAAAGACTATTCCGTCGTTCAAGATGAAGTCGTCCGCTGTCCTTTTGGCCGCGGGTGCCCTGCTGGTCTCGGCCATGCCCCTCGACAAGCGAGCTCTGGAGGTCCAATGGGTCACTGACATTGTCACCGTCACTGTCACCGTCGACCCCTCTGcgagcgctgctgctgctgctacgcCCACCGCTGGTGGAGTTTTCGTCCAGAACGTTCCTGAGCAGCCTGCCGCCACTCCCTCTCCTCAGCCAGCAGCTCCGGCTCCCAAGCCCGTCtatgctcctcctcctcctcccccggCTTCCCCGTCTCCCAAGCCCGCGGTGACCCCACAGTCTGTTCCCCAGGCTGCTCCTCAGCCGGCTCCTGCTTCATCGGCACCGGCCGCGGCTCCCAAGCCTGTGATCGTTCCCGTCGAGTCTCCCGCCCCGGCTCCTAAGCCGTCACCATCACCGACCCCCGAGGTTGTCGTCGCCAAGCCTTCTCCCAAGCCTgcgccttcgccttctccttctcccaagCCTGCTGCTTCCTCCCCTaagcctgctgcttcttctcctgctcccgCCTCTGGAAACGACTACAGCTCTATTGTTGTCAACGAGCACAACATTCACCGTGCCAACCACTCTGCTCCCGATCTGGCTTGGGATACTACTCTTGCCGGATATGCCCAGACCATTGCCGAGGGCTGCGTTTTCGCTCACGACATGTAAGTCAATGATTTGGGAATGGACATCTGGAAAGGATATATAAAATCTAACCTTATTATAGGACCCAAGGCGGTGGTGGCTACGGCCAGAACCTTGCCAGCTGGGGCTCCACTGGCGATATCGATGACCTGCAGCTCGAGTCTGCTCGCCGTGGTATCACTGACCAGTGGTACaacgatgagatggagaacTGGACTTTCTTCGGCCTCGACAACCCTCCCTCCGGCTCCAACCTGGATGCTTGGGGCCACTTCACCCAGCTTGTCTGGAAGTCATCCACCAAGGTCGGATGCTACACCGCCAAGTGCCCTGCTGGCACCGTCCTCTCTATGCCATCTTGGTACACTGTCTGCAACTACGGACCCCCAGGTAAGCCCCCTTGAGAAGTCGAACCCTCTGATGGCGGCATGAAGCTAACGCTCTTATTTAAAGGAAACTTTGGTGGCGAGTACGCTGAGAACGTTCTCCCTGCCCTGGGCCACGCCGGCGTTACTATCTAAATAGTAACAGGGAAAACCATCATCCGGCACTTGCCACTTTCTCCTGTCCATGCAGACTCTATAGGGACTCGGTCGTAGCATCACAATGGCGGTCGGGCTCCGGGAAGGCTGAGATGTGCGTGGCTAGGGTTTCGGACTTTCGAAACGTTGaacgaatttttttttcgcttctCATTGTATCTTACGCGATGTCATTTTGACAATCTGGACTTGAttttcttcgcttcttcttcttttcccacaAACTTTAAGGGACAGCTCCCTTGGCTGGTCtcagtttcttctttcattggtcttcttggctaCTTTCAACGTGCATGGCGTCGATATGATGAGTACACAGACGGATCCAGGCTGGTAAAGGGGCGCTATGGGGCTGGCACAATGCCCGACGATGTGCTGGATTTGCAACGGGGGGCATTTCGATTCTATTACGGCTGCGGGACTCTGTCGAAACGCGTCAATGCGGATTGTGGTGATGGCGTCGACGGTGGCCCTTTGCAAGCGCCGACATTTAGGGAACTCTCTTCTTGGTTCATTTTACATATGGAGGCACGGCGGTGCTCATTTTCTGTGAATAGA
The sequence above is drawn from the Trichoderma breve strain T069 chromosome 5, whole genome shotgun sequence genome and encodes:
- a CDS encoding cysteine-rich secretory protein family domain-containing protein — protein: MKSSAVLLAAGALLVSAMPLDKRALEVQWVTDIVTVTVTVDPSASAAAAATPTAGGVFVQNVPEQPAATPSPQPAAPAPKPVYAPPPPPPASPSPKPAVTPQSVPQAAPQPAPASSAPAAAPKPVIVPVESPAPAPKPSPSPTPEVVVAKPSPKPAPSPSPSPKPAASSPKPAASSPAPASGNDYSSIVVNEHNIHRANHSAPDLAWDTTLAGYAQTIAEGCVFAHDMTQGGGGYGQNLASWGSTGDIDDLQLESARRGITDQWYNDEMENWTFFGLDNPPSGSNLDAWGHFTQLVWKSSTKVGCYTAKCPAGTVLSMPSWYTVCNYGPPGNFGGEYAENVLPALGHAGVTI